A window of Tautonia plasticadhaerens contains these coding sequences:
- a CDS encoding HTTM domain-containing protein, giving the protein MLNRIDRWIFHGYPARVGDLAVLRVMYASYMILGQFPRATWILDSPSAFFAPPPGPAAMFTDWPADGVILGLNWAYLLGLVALLIGWRTPIASLVSGVVFIALGCWTHASVKINHDILLGVLPLAMAASGWGRWWSLDARRPGSSPGEPARGWCLSLLALMIGAAMATAGWAKFSTGWLDTTTHSTYGYLTSQFVRGEAGPLAEVVLTSRPEWLHELGDWAAVWLELGFLAATFWRPAFRWCLGLAVVFHLGNWLLFDIHFGSNVVVYGAFVPWSRLVPPSWLSRTPRPSTLGVGGLLAFGYGAWMMLAEPLLLWSSRANSSSIVLDRVVILIGTAIAALFFARSLGRLVSPAREGPGRSTLGNP; this is encoded by the coding sequence ATGCTCAACCGAATCGATCGCTGGATCTTCCACGGCTACCCGGCCCGGGTTGGGGACCTTGCGGTCCTCCGGGTGATGTACGCCTCGTACATGATCCTCGGCCAATTCCCGAGGGCGACGTGGATCCTCGACTCCCCGAGCGCCTTCTTCGCCCCGCCGCCTGGCCCGGCGGCCATGTTCACCGACTGGCCGGCGGACGGGGTCATCCTCGGGCTCAACTGGGCGTACTTGCTGGGCCTGGTCGCGCTGCTGATCGGCTGGAGAACCCCCATCGCGTCGCTAGTCTCGGGGGTCGTATTCATCGCTTTGGGCTGCTGGACCCACGCCTCGGTGAAGATCAATCACGACATCCTGCTCGGCGTCCTGCCGCTGGCGATGGCCGCCTCGGGCTGGGGGCGGTGGTGGTCGCTCGACGCCCGTCGGCCGGGCTCCTCGCCGGGGGAGCCGGCCCGGGGGTGGTGCCTCTCGCTGCTGGCCCTGATGATCGGCGCCGCGATGGCGACGGCCGGCTGGGCCAAGTTCTCCACGGGCTGGCTCGATACAACGACCCATTCCACCTACGGCTACCTGACTAGCCAATTTGTCAGGGGAGAAGCAGGTCCTCTGGCCGAGGTGGTGCTGACCTCCCGGCCCGAGTGGCTGCACGAACTGGGGGACTGGGCGGCCGTCTGGCTGGAGCTTGGCTTCCTGGCCGCCACCTTCTGGCGGCCGGCGTTCCGCTGGTGCCTGGGGCTGGCGGTGGTCTTCCACCTGGGCAACTGGCTGCTCTTCGACATCCACTTCGGTTCGAACGTGGTCGTCTACGGGGCGTTCGTGCCCTGGTCCCGGCTGGTCCCGCCGAGTTGGCTGTCCCGGACGCCTCGACCCTCGACCTTGGGGGTCGGCGGCCTGCTGGCCTTCGGGTACGGGGCCTGGATGATGCTGGCCGAGCCGCTGCTGCTCTGGTCCTCCCGGGCGAACTCGTCCAGCATCGTCCTCGACCGCGTGGTCATCCTGATCGGGACGGCGATCGCCGCCCTGTTCTTCGCCCGCTCCCTCGGCCGACTCGTCTCGCCGGCCCGGGAGGGCCCCGGGCGATCGACCCTGGGAAATCCGTGA
- a CDS encoding outer-membrane lipoprotein carrier protein LolA: MRRIAPLFVVALAALGPIAATAGRAQAPDPAPGRPATYDPAVQRASAPAPAPARQGQDPGGPPSPGQAPAPLAGSPAGAQAPQAAAPAPAPAANDEEFDAILARWEQSSGRIETLYAEFEQVDEMAIVGEKKVYKGRAYLRRPNLVVLQLEKQVKEGGQEQFVFDRRIVANGAEVVEFDGGLRQITIYPLPKDAQQRAMEEGPLPFLFRMNVAEFKKRYRANLMPPTQEGTHRLAIYPLHAIDRDAFSVAVLILDAATLQPRSIHTLAPNGKDKQNYFIKDLRKNVEIPPATFAWDAQRAQKAQQDGWRIVRNPEPQQVGLEPGGPQDLTPIPR; this comes from the coding sequence ATGCGACGGATCGCCCCCCTCTTCGTCGTCGCCCTCGCCGCGCTCGGCCCGATCGCCGCGACGGCCGGGCGGGCCCAGGCCCCCGACCCGGCCCCCGGCCGGCCGGCGACCTACGACCCCGCCGTGCAACGCGCCTCGGCCCCCGCCCCCGCACCCGCCCGGCAGGGCCAGGACCCGGGAGGCCCCCCGAGCCCCGGGCAGGCCCCCGCCCCGCTGGCCGGCTCCCCGGCCGGGGCCCAGGCCCCGCAGGCGGCGGCCCCCGCCCCCGCCCCGGCGGCGAACGACGAGGAGTTCGACGCGATCCTCGCCCGCTGGGAACAGTCCAGCGGCCGGATCGAGACCCTCTACGCCGAGTTCGAGCAGGTCGACGAGATGGCCATCGTCGGCGAGAAGAAAGTCTACAAGGGCCGGGCCTACCTCCGCAGGCCGAACCTGGTGGTCCTCCAGCTGGAGAAGCAGGTCAAGGAGGGGGGCCAGGAGCAGTTCGTCTTCGACCGGAGAATCGTGGCCAACGGCGCCGAGGTGGTCGAGTTCGACGGCGGACTGAGGCAGATCACCATCTACCCGCTCCCCAAGGACGCCCAGCAACGGGCGATGGAGGAGGGCCCCCTGCCCTTCCTGTTCCGGATGAACGTGGCCGAGTTCAAGAAGCGGTACCGGGCCAACCTGATGCCCCCCACCCAGGAGGGGACCCACCGGCTCGCCATCTACCCGCTGCACGCGATCGACCGGGACGCCTTCTCGGTCGCCGTCCTGATCCTCGACGCCGCCACCCTCCAGCCCCGGAGCATCCACACCCTGGCCCCCAACGGCAAGGACAAGCAGAACTACTTCATCAAGGACCTCCGCAAGAACGTCGAGATCCCGCCGGCCACCTTCGCCTGGGACGCCCAGCGCGCCCAGAAGGCCCAGCAGGACGGCTGGCGGATCGTCCGCAACCCGGAGCCCCAGCAGGTGGGACTGGAGCCGGGAGGGCCCCAGGACCTGACGCCGATCCCGCGCTGA
- a CDS encoding gamma-glutamyltransferase, whose translation MPPTTRAVIAADSPSTAAAGARVAELGGNAADIAVAAGFVATMAESLLCSLSGSGFALIAPADGRDPELIDGAHAVPGLDPGLRRDPEALDVVEYPLPYGGGIRIRIGRGTVAVPGAPAMLEETWRRHGRLPWAEVLAPAVELARSGWPASKTMSGYLALVGPGSYSRQDDCLFCYFPDGRRPPDPGAPFRISHMDRTMEQLSREGTRALYEGDLALAFDREMRAHGGLVSRQDLRSYRAEVRRPLTLRSRGWTLGLNPPPAIGGAALGVLIGWLDRAWPDGPAPGRRARLLAKAQLALLELRSGVIEAEDFDDSIARALLEDSGLLPWLPRLSSPGTTQISVATADGGLASIAMSNGYDAGIMIPGTGITCNNALGEPELNPRGFLAAPPGSRVVSNMAPSIALGDDGRRLAFGSPGASRITTALAQTWAWLAFEGLDPEAAIAAPRLHVDPPGSGDGPPVARVEPGFDLSGLDDGLAVVPFPTIDMYFGGVKLALRSPDGSLLGRADPRREGAVRSVD comes from the coding sequence ATGCCGCCGACGACCCGGGCCGTCATCGCCGCCGACTCCCCCTCGACCGCCGCCGCCGGGGCGAGGGTCGCCGAGCTGGGGGGCAACGCCGCCGACATCGCCGTGGCGGCCGGCTTCGTGGCCACGATGGCCGAGTCCCTGCTCTGCTCCCTCAGCGGCTCCGGCTTCGCCCTGATCGCCCCCGCCGACGGCCGGGACCCCGAGCTGATCGACGGCGCCCACGCCGTCCCCGGCCTGGACCCGGGCCTCCGCCGCGACCCCGAGGCGCTCGACGTGGTCGAGTACCCGCTCCCCTACGGCGGCGGCATCCGGATCCGGATCGGCCGGGGGACGGTGGCCGTCCCCGGCGCCCCCGCCATGCTGGAGGAGACCTGGAGGAGGCACGGCCGGCTCCCCTGGGCCGAGGTGCTAGCCCCGGCCGTCGAGCTGGCCCGGTCCGGCTGGCCGGCGAGCAAGACGATGTCCGGCTACCTCGCCCTGGTCGGCCCCGGGTCCTACTCCCGGCAGGACGACTGCCTCTTCTGCTACTTCCCCGACGGCAGGCGTCCCCCCGACCCCGGGGCCCCCTTCCGGATCTCCCACATGGACCGGACCATGGAGCAGCTCTCCCGGGAAGGGACCCGGGCCCTCTACGAGGGGGACCTCGCCCTGGCCTTCGACCGGGAGATGCGGGCGCACGGCGGCCTGGTCTCCCGGCAGGACCTCCGCTCCTACCGGGCCGAGGTCCGGCGGCCGTTGACGCTCCGGTCCCGGGGGTGGACCCTGGGCCTGAACCCCCCGCCGGCGATCGGCGGGGCGGCGCTGGGGGTGCTCATCGGCTGGCTCGACCGGGCCTGGCCGGACGGCCCCGCCCCCGGCCGTCGGGCCCGGCTGCTGGCGAAGGCCCAGCTCGCCCTGCTGGAGCTGAGGTCCGGGGTGATCGAGGCCGAGGACTTCGACGACTCGATCGCCCGGGCCCTGCTGGAGGACTCGGGCCTGCTCCCCTGGCTCCCCCGGCTCTCGAGCCCCGGCACCACCCAGATCAGCGTGGCCACCGCCGACGGCGGCCTCGCCTCGATCGCCATGAGCAACGGCTACGACGCCGGGATCATGATCCCCGGCACCGGGATCACCTGCAACAACGCCCTGGGCGAGCCGGAGCTGAACCCCCGGGGGTTCCTGGCCGCGCCTCCCGGCTCCCGGGTCGTCTCCAACATGGCCCCCTCCATCGCCCTGGGGGACGACGGCCGTCGCCTCGCCTTCGGCTCCCCCGGCGCCTCCCGGATCACGACCGCCCTGGCCCAGACCTGGGCCTGGCTCGCCTTCGAGGGGCTCGACCCGGAGGCGGCCATCGCCGCCCCCCGGCTGCACGTCGACCCGCCCGGGTCGGGCGACGGCCCCCCCGTCGCCCGGGTCGAACCGGGGTTCGACCTCTCCGGGCTCGACGACGGCCTCGCGGTCGTCCCGTTCCCGACCATCGACATGTACTTCGGCGGCGTCAAGCTCGCCCTCCGGTCCCCCGACGGCTCGCTGCTCGGCCGGGCCGACCCGAGGAGGGAGGGGGCCGTGCGGTCCGTCGACTGA
- a CDS encoding Na+/H+ antiporter NhaA: MSQSSGGSGPRPTFDGVAANGKAAIDFLFENSAFLILGAASALLWANLDGPGYRELVSGSPLSGPAGGVLNLHFLVNDVFMAVFFGMAAKEVWEALLPGGPLSDPRRAATPLMATLGGVAMPAAVYLVGAATLGRMEDLGRGWAVPCATDIAFSYLLARLIFGPGHPAIAFLLLLAIADDAAGLAILAVFYPEEAVAPAWFLLSAAAVGLGLLMKARRVRSFWWYLLGPGVLCWWSFHEAGIHPALGLVPIIPTMPHLPDDRGLFAHSDPRRRSTLDRFGHWWGRPAELILGLFGLVNAGVPLGSVGTATWLVLLGLVVGKPLGITLFTAVGEAAFGLKRPEGMGYRHVLVMGIVAGIGFTVALFVSTAAFPEPGPLQDSAKMGALGSFLSAAIALPVARVLRIRSGSAPSPGQDGGPSPSGSTPSPVDSGGMAAQGREAARR; this comes from the coding sequence ATGAGCCAGTCCAGCGGCGGCAGCGGCCCTCGCCCGACCTTCGACGGCGTGGCGGCCAACGGCAAGGCGGCGATCGACTTCCTCTTCGAGAACTCGGCCTTCCTGATCCTCGGGGCGGCCTCGGCCCTGCTCTGGGCGAACCTGGACGGCCCGGGGTACCGGGAGCTGGTCTCCGGGTCGCCCCTGAGCGGCCCGGCCGGCGGGGTGCTGAACCTGCATTTCCTGGTCAACGACGTATTCATGGCGGTCTTCTTCGGGATGGCGGCCAAGGAGGTCTGGGAGGCCCTGCTGCCCGGCGGGCCCCTGAGCGACCCGAGGAGGGCGGCCACCCCGCTGATGGCGACGCTCGGCGGGGTGGCGATGCCGGCGGCGGTCTACCTGGTCGGGGCGGCGACGCTCGGCAGGATGGAGGACCTGGGCCGGGGGTGGGCGGTGCCCTGCGCCACGGACATCGCCTTCAGCTACCTCCTCGCCCGGCTGATCTTCGGCCCGGGGCACCCGGCGATCGCCTTCCTGCTGCTGCTGGCCATCGCCGACGACGCCGCCGGGCTGGCGATCCTGGCCGTCTTCTACCCCGAGGAGGCGGTGGCGCCGGCCTGGTTCCTGCTCTCGGCGGCGGCCGTGGGGCTGGGGCTGCTGATGAAGGCCCGGCGCGTCCGCAGCTTCTGGTGGTACCTGCTCGGGCCGGGGGTGCTCTGCTGGTGGTCGTTCCACGAGGCGGGGATCCACCCGGCGCTGGGGCTGGTGCCGATCATCCCGACGATGCCCCACCTGCCCGACGACCGCGGCCTGTTCGCCCACAGCGACCCGAGGAGGCGGTCGACCCTCGACCGGTTCGGCCACTGGTGGGGCCGGCCCGCCGAGCTGATCCTCGGGCTCTTCGGCCTGGTCAACGCAGGGGTGCCCCTCGGCAGCGTCGGGACGGCGACCTGGCTGGTGCTGCTGGGGCTGGTGGTGGGCAAGCCGCTGGGGATCACCCTGTTCACGGCCGTCGGCGAGGCGGCCTTCGGCCTGAAGCGGCCCGAGGGGATGGGCTACCGGCACGTCCTGGTGATGGGGATCGTCGCGGGGATCGGCTTCACCGTGGCCCTGTTCGTCTCCACCGCCGCCTTCCCCGAGCCGGGCCCGCTCCAGGACTCGGCGAAGATGGGGGCGCTCGGCAGCTTCCTCTCGGCGGCGATCGCCCTGCCGGTGGCGAGGGTGCTCCGGATCCGATCGGGGTCGGCCCCGAGCCCCGGTCAGGACGGGGGGCCGTCGCCCTCGGGTTCGACCCCCTCCCCGGTCGACTCGGGGGGGATGGCGGCCCAGGGTCGGGAGGCGGCGCGGAGGTAG
- the cydB gene encoding cytochrome d ubiquinol oxidase subunit II: MDLHLLWFVILGVFLAGYAVLDGFDLGVGILHLTARDDTERRVMLNSIGPIWDGNEVWLVTFGGAMFAAFPEAYATVFSGFYLAFMLVLFSLIFRAVSIEFRSKLGSKAWRRAFDFGFFASSLLATLLFGVAVGAAMAGVPLDERGLYDGGFLDLISPYSVLVGMLAVALFAMHGAIYLLLKTEGDLRHRLYNRAWTGFGCFLVCYLLVTIMTLATIPRATANFGAYPWAWLVVLANVLAIANIPRSLFLHRPARAFASSCAAIAGFVFLFGIALFPNLVTSSVEPEARSLTLYNAASSEQTLWNMAVVAAIGAPLVLTYTGLVYWTFRGAVRLDPHSY, translated from the coding sequence ATGGACCTCCACCTGCTCTGGTTCGTCATCCTCGGCGTCTTCCTCGCCGGCTACGCCGTGCTCGACGGCTTCGACCTTGGCGTCGGGATCCTCCACCTGACGGCCCGGGACGACACCGAGCGCCGGGTGATGCTCAACTCGATCGGCCCGATCTGGGACGGCAACGAGGTCTGGCTCGTCACCTTCGGGGGCGCCATGTTCGCCGCCTTCCCCGAGGCCTACGCCACCGTCTTCTCCGGCTTCTACCTCGCCTTCATGCTCGTCCTGTTCTCGCTGATCTTCCGGGCCGTCTCGATCGAGTTCCGCAGCAAGCTCGGCTCGAAGGCCTGGCGGAGGGCCTTCGACTTCGGCTTCTTCGCCTCCAGCCTGCTGGCGACCCTGCTGTTCGGCGTCGCCGTCGGCGCCGCGATGGCCGGGGTGCCGCTGGACGAGCGGGGGCTCTACGACGGCGGCTTCCTCGACCTGATCTCCCCCTACTCGGTCCTCGTCGGCATGCTGGCCGTCGCCCTGTTCGCCATGCACGGGGCGATCTACCTGCTGCTGAAGACCGAGGGGGACCTGCGCCATCGCCTCTACAACCGTGCCTGGACCGGCTTCGGCTGCTTCCTGGTCTGCTACCTGCTGGTGACGATCATGACCCTGGCCACCATCCCCCGGGCCACGGCCAACTTCGGGGCATATCCCTGGGCCTGGCTGGTCGTCCTCGCCAACGTCCTGGCGATCGCCAACATCCCCCGCAGCCTGTTCCTGCACCGGCCGGCCCGGGCGTTCGCCTCCAGCTGCGCCGCCATCGCCGGCTTCGTCTTCCTGTTCGGGATCGCGCTGTTCCCGAACCTGGTGACCAGCTCCGTCGAGCCCGAGGCCCGCAGCCTGACCCTCTACAACGCCGCCAGCTCCGAGCAGACGCTCTGGAACATGGCCGTGGTCGCCGCCATCGGCGCCCCGCTGGTGCTCACCTACACCGGCCTCGTCTACTGGACCTTCCGCGGCGCCGTCCGGCTCGACCCCCACAGCTACTGA
- a CDS encoding cytochrome ubiquinol oxidase subunit I has product MDVLLLSRLQFAFTIMFHYLFPPLTIGLGMVLVYLGAMRLRRPEDPIYEQAARFWTRIFGLNFALGVVTGIVMEFEFGTNWAAYSRYVGDVFGSALAAEGIFAFFLESGFLAVLLFGWERVGVKTHFFATLMVAVGGIFSSIWIVIANSWQQTPVGFEIRDHVINGQTFQRAEITDFWAMVFNPSAVDRLVHVWLGSFILGAFFVMSISAWYLLKGRHLEFARRSFTGGLLLATVSSLAQLASGHSQAKGVGEHQPAKLAAMEGLYESKRGAGLSLFGWPDSQARELRFAVEIPGMLSILLHNDPDAEVRGFDALEADYGMPPVWIVFQAYHLMVGIGMLFIASTLLACYYLWRGTLYEKRWLLWYFVFAVLLAFVANEAGWMTAEVGRQPWVVYPTIVDGSPTGGLRTSDALSEVVRAEQVLASIIMFGLIYALLFVLWIVILNHKIQHGPDPIPGTDPGPRPESEPGPGLLEAATGRVDHSGTLTEANEPPDGRRAGPTGDR; this is encoded by the coding sequence GTGGACGTCCTGCTGCTCTCCCGATTGCAGTTCGCCTTCACCATCATGTTCCACTACCTGTTCCCGCCCCTGACGATCGGGCTGGGGATGGTGCTGGTGTACCTGGGGGCGATGCGCCTGAGGAGGCCCGAGGACCCGATCTACGAGCAGGCCGCCCGCTTCTGGACCCGGATCTTCGGCCTGAACTTCGCGCTCGGCGTGGTCACGGGCATCGTCATGGAGTTCGAGTTCGGCACGAACTGGGCGGCCTACTCCCGGTACGTCGGCGACGTCTTCGGCTCCGCCCTGGCGGCCGAGGGGATCTTCGCCTTCTTCCTGGAGTCCGGCTTCCTGGCCGTCCTGCTCTTCGGCTGGGAGCGCGTGGGGGTGAAGACGCACTTCTTCGCCACCCTCATGGTCGCCGTCGGCGGCATCTTCTCCTCCATCTGGATCGTCATCGCCAACTCCTGGCAGCAGACCCCCGTCGGCTTCGAGATCCGCGACCACGTCATCAACGGCCAGACCTTCCAGCGGGCCGAGATCACCGACTTCTGGGCGATGGTCTTCAACCCCTCCGCCGTCGACCGCCTGGTGCACGTCTGGCTCGGCTCGTTCATCCTCGGCGCCTTCTTCGTGATGAGCATCTCGGCGTGGTACCTCTTGAAGGGGCGGCACCTCGAATTCGCCCGGCGGTCGTTCACCGGCGGGTTGCTGCTGGCGACGGTCTCCTCGCTGGCCCAGCTCGCCTCGGGGCACTCGCAGGCGAAGGGGGTGGGGGAGCACCAGCCGGCCAAGCTCGCGGCGATGGAGGGGCTGTACGAGTCGAAGCGAGGGGCCGGGCTCTCCCTCTTCGGCTGGCCCGACAGCCAGGCCCGGGAGCTCCGGTTCGCGGTCGAGATCCCCGGCATGCTCAGCATCCTGCTCCACAACGACCCCGACGCCGAGGTCCGGGGCTTCGACGCCCTGGAAGCGGACTACGGCATGCCCCCGGTCTGGATCGTCTTCCAGGCCTACCACCTCATGGTCGGCATCGGCATGCTGTTCATCGCCTCGACCCTGCTGGCCTGCTACTACCTCTGGCGGGGCACCCTGTACGAGAAGCGCTGGCTGCTCTGGTACTTCGTCTTCGCCGTCCTGCTCGCCTTCGTCGCCAACGAGGCCGGCTGGATGACCGCCGAGGTCGGCCGGCAGCCCTGGGTCGTCTACCCGACGATCGTCGACGGCTCCCCCACCGGCGGCCTCCGCACCAGCGACGCCCTCTCCGAGGTCGTCCGGGCCGAGCAGGTGCTCGCCTCCATCATCATGTTCGGCCTGATCTACGCGCTGCTGTTCGTCCTCTGGATCGTCATCCTCAACCACAAGATCCAGCACGGCCCCGACCCCATCCCCGGGACCGATCCCGGGCCCCGGCCCGAGTCCGAGCCCGGCCCCGGGCTCCTCGAGGCCGCCACCGGCCGGGTCGACCACTCCGGCACCCTCACCGAGGCCAACGAGCCCCCCGACGGCCGCCGGGCCGGGCCGACCGGCGACCGATAG
- a CDS encoding response regulator yields the protein MDGPKPQDGERRRSGTRVLVADDHQDTARMIRILLRGQGYDVRVAFTGQEAIEVAEGFRPEAILLDHNFHEMEGDELATRLRGEGCCRDATIIASSGYGQEQDRRRSKESGVNHHLIKHVDFDRVSPFWQGWRLPATSD from the coding sequence ATGGACGGTCCGAAGCCTCAAGATGGCGAGCGGCGACGTTCGGGGACGCGGGTCCTGGTGGCCGATGACCACCAGGACACTGCCCGGATGATTCGGATCCTGCTCCGGGGCCAGGGATACGACGTGAGGGTCGCCTTCACCGGACAGGAGGCCATCGAGGTAGCTGAAGGCTTCCGGCCCGAAGCCATCCTCCTGGACCATAACTTTCACGAGATGGAAGGCGATGAACTCGCCACTCGGCTAAGGGGAGAGGGATGCTGCCGGGACGCGACCATCATCGCCAGCTCGGGCTACGGTCAGGAGCAGGACCGTCGTCGCTCGAAGGAATCGGGGGTTAACCACCACCTCATCAAGCACGTCGACTTCGACCGTGTCTCGCCATTTTGGCAGGGTTGGAGACTCCCGGCCACCTCGGATTGA
- a CDS encoding PAS domain S-box protein gives MIKSSGSLSFDERWFATALSSIGDAVIATDHRGQVLFLNPVAEALTGWPDAEAHGKELAEIFPIVNELTRTPVESPVEQVLATGQTVGLANHTVLIGRDRRECPVDDSAAPIKDEHGRVAGVILVFRDITEKRRADLLNEQLVAIVESSDDIIASKDLDGVITSWNRGAERILGYTAAEVIGKPVSMLMPPEVIEDTQRILGRIRRGETVDHYQTRRRRKDGTVIDVSLTVSPIRNAEGEIIGASKVGRDITDQRKAQELNERLAAIVESSDDIIASKDLDGVITSWNKGAERVLGYTAAEVIGRHVSMLMPPELVEDMPRILEKIRRGETVDHYQTRRRRKDGTVIDVSLTVSPIRNAEGEIIGASKIGRDITAEKRAREEREQLLGATQKAKADAEAANRLKDEFLATLSHELRTPLNAILGWSRILSSGPPDPEDLKEGLAVIDRNAKIQVQIIEDLLDISRIISGTMRLDVQRVNVAEVIEAAMTAVTPAAEGKGVRITKVLDPLAGPVSGDPARLQQIIWNLLTNAVKFTPKGGRVQVLLERVNSHVEFSVIDSGIGIRPEFLPHIFERFSQADSSTTRRHGGLGLGLAIVKQLAELHGGTVRAKSPGEGQGSTFIISLPITVVHEARPEKARPKEEQPGEYDCSERPLAGIRVLVVDDDPDARQLVRRVLTECGAEVAVAETAAEAVGLVKALRPDILVSDVGMPDQDGYDLIRQVRSRVAAKTLPAVALTAFARSEDRRRALLAGFQTHVAKPVDPAELVAVVASLVERTGGQP, from the coding sequence ATGATTAAATCAAGCGGAAGCCTGTCCTTCGACGAGCGGTGGTTCGCAACGGCCCTCTCCAGCATCGGCGATGCCGTCATCGCCACGGACCACCGGGGGCAGGTCCTCTTCCTGAACCCCGTCGCCGAAGCCCTCACGGGCTGGCCCGACGCCGAGGCCCACGGCAAGGAGCTGGCCGAGATCTTCCCCATCGTCAACGAGCTGACCCGGACGCCGGTCGAAAGCCCCGTCGAGCAGGTCCTCGCGACCGGCCAGACCGTCGGCCTCGCCAACCACACCGTGCTCATCGGCCGCGACCGGAGAGAGTGCCCGGTCGACGACAGTGCGGCCCCCATCAAGGACGAGCACGGCCGGGTCGCCGGCGTCATCCTCGTCTTCCGCGACATCACAGAGAAGCGGCGGGCGGACCTGCTGAACGAGCAACTGGTGGCCATCGTCGAGTCGTCCGACGACATCATCGCCTCGAAGGACCTGGACGGCGTCATCACGAGCTGGAACAGGGGGGCCGAACGCATCCTCGGCTATACCGCCGCCGAGGTCATCGGCAAGCCCGTCTCGATGCTCATGCCGCCCGAGGTCATCGAGGACACGCAGCGGATCCTCGGCCGCATTCGCCGCGGCGAGACGGTGGACCACTACCAGACGAGGCGGCGGCGGAAGGACGGGACCGTCATCGACGTCTCGCTCACCGTCTCGCCGATTCGCAACGCCGAGGGCGAGATCATCGGGGCCTCGAAGGTCGGCCGAGACATCACCGACCAGAGGAAGGCTCAGGAGCTGAACGAGCGGCTGGCGGCCATCGTCGAGTCGTCCGACGACATCATCGCCTCGAAGGACCTGGACGGCGTCATCACGAGCTGGAACAAGGGGGCCGAGCGGGTCCTCGGCTACACCGCCGCGGAGGTCATCGGCCGCCACGTCTCGATGCTCATGCCGCCCGAGCTGGTCGAGGACATGCCGCGGATCCTGGAGAAGATCCGCCGCGGCGAGACGGTGGACCACTACCAGACGAGGCGGCGGCGGAAGGACGGGACCGTCATCGACGTCTCGCTCACCGTCTCGCCGATTCGCAACGCCGAGGGCGAGATCATCGGGGCCTCGAAAATCGGCCGGGACATCACCGCCGAGAAACGGGCCCGCGAGGAACGCGAGCAGCTCCTGGGGGCCACCCAGAAGGCCAAGGCCGACGCCGAGGCGGCCAATCGCCTCAAAGACGAGTTCCTCGCCACCCTCTCGCACGAGTTGAGGACACCGCTGAATGCGATCCTCGGTTGGTCCCGAATCCTGAGCTCCGGCCCGCCGGACCCCGAAGACCTGAAGGAGGGCCTCGCGGTCATCGACCGCAACGCCAAGATTCAGGTCCAGATCATCGAGGACCTGCTCGACATCTCCCGCATCATCTCGGGCACCATGCGGCTCGACGTCCAGCGGGTCAACGTGGCCGAGGTCATCGAGGCCGCGATGACCGCCGTGACCCCGGCCGCCGAGGGCAAGGGCGTCCGCATCACGAAGGTGCTCGACCCGCTGGCTGGCCCCGTCTCGGGCGACCCGGCCCGGCTCCAGCAAATCATCTGGAATCTGCTCACGAACGCCGTGAAGTTCACCCCCAAGGGGGGCCGCGTCCAGGTGCTCCTGGAGCGGGTCAACTCGCACGTCGAATTTTCCGTCATCGACTCCGGCATCGGCATCCGGCCCGAGTTCCTGCCGCACATCTTCGAGCGGTTCAGCCAGGCCGACTCCTCGACGACTCGCCGCCACGGCGGGCTGGGGCTCGGCCTGGCCATCGTCAAGCAGCTCGCCGAGCTGCACGGCGGCACGGTGCGGGCCAAGAGCCCCGGCGAGGGCCAGGGCTCAACCTTTATCATAAGCTTGCCCATCACCGTCGTGCACGAGGCCCGGCCGGAGAAGGCCCGGCCGAAGGAGGAGCAGCCCGGCGAATACGACTGCTCCGAGAGACCACTCGCAGGCATCCGGGTGCTTGTGGTGGACGACGATCCAGACGCCCGGCAGCTCGTCCGTCGGGTCCTGACAGAATGCGGGGCGGAGGTAGCCGTCGCCGAGACGGCGGCCGAGGCCGTGGGGCTCGTCAAGGCCCTCCGGCCGGATATCCTCGTGAGCGACGTGGGCATGCCCGACCAGGACGGCTACGACTTGATCCGTCAGGTCCGGAGCCGCGTCGCGGCCAAGACGCTCCCGGCCGTGGCCCTCACCGCCTTCGCCCGCTCCGAGGACAGGAGGAGGGCGTTGCTCGCCGGGTTCCAGACGCACGTGGCGAAGCCCGTAGACCCGGCGGAGCTGGTCGCCGTCGTCGCCAGTCTCGTCGAGCGGACTGGGGGACAGCCCTGA